CGGGAGAAGCCGTACCTCTTCGTCGACGGCAAGGGCCGGTACAACGTCCGGGTGCCGGCCGCCCAGCGCGACAGCCGGGGCGTCTCCTGGGCCGACGGCCTGACGCCGGGGCGGACCATCGGAATCGACGACTTCTTCATCGCCAAGCCGTCCGATCCGGTGCACGTCATCAACAGCCAGCTCGCGCGCGGCAAGCACCTGCTGCTCACCCCGGGCACGTACGACATCGCGCGCAGCATCGAGGTCCGGCGCGCCAATACGGTCGTGCTCGGCATCGGGCACGCCACGCTCACCGCGGTGAACGGCGCCATCCCGCTGGACGTCGCCGGTGTCCCCGGTGTCGTCGTCGCCGGCGTCACGATCGACGCCGGCCCGGTCGAGTCGCCGGTCCTGCTACGCGTGGGTCGGCAGCACGGCCGCAACGTCAGCACGCCGGGCGACCCGACGACGCTGTCCGACGTGTACTTCCGGGTCGGCGGCCCGCACATCGGCCGGGCGAACACGGCGCTGGAGGTCAACAGCGACAACGTGCTCATCGACCACACCTGGGTGTGGCGCGGCGACCACGGCGTCGAGGGCTTCACCGAGGGCGTCAACGGCGACACCGACCGCTGGCGGACCAACACCGGCCGCTACGGCGCGGTCATCAACGGCGACCACGTGACCGCGACCGGCCTGTTCGTCGAGCACTTCCAGCGGTACAACACCGTCTGGAACGGCGAGCACGGCACGACGATCCTCTACCAGAACGAGCTGCCGTACGACCCGCCGACGCAGGCAGACTGGATGCACGGCGCCGTCGAGGGCTGGGCCGGCTACAAGGTCGGCGACCGGGTGCGGCACCACACGCTGTACGGCGGCGGGGTCTACGTGTTCAACCAGAACAATCCGTCGATCCACACCGAGAACGGCTTCGAGGTCCCGGTCGCTCCGGGCGTACGGCTGCACCACATCATGACCGTCAACCTCAGCGCCGGCACGATCGACCACGTGGTCAACGGCGTCGGTGACGCGGCCGACATGACCAAGGTCGGCGCACCGGTCTACGTCACGCAGTACCCGGCTCCGTAGGTAGCTCGGGCGTATCGAACGGGGGCCGGAGCCGGCGCGGCTCCGGCCCCCGCCGTCTCGTCGTGTCGCGCCACTTTTCGACACTCGTCTACTTGCGACTCTTTGCCAAATAATTCCATCGATCAGTTGAAGTCTTGCGGGCCGACGACCGCTACTGCCACGATGACCGTCAATGCCTTCCGTCCCGAAGGAGTGGTCGTCATGGCGGTCTCCCGCCGCAGGTTCGTCACGTCGGTGATGGCGGGGTCCGCCCTCGCCGCCGCCTCCACCACCGAACTGCTCACCACCGTCGGCAGCCCGGCGCACGCCGCGAGTCCCCCCGGGGACGTCGTCGGCAAGGTGACGGTCGGCTACCAGGGCTGGTTCAGCTGCCCCGGCGACTCGGCGCCCATCGGCGGCTGGTGGCACTGGAGTCGCGACCGGTTCCAGCCGCCCTCGCCCGGCAACACCACAATCGTGTCCTGGCCGGACACCCGTGAGTACACGCACACGTACACCACCGCCTACCCCAACCTCGGCAACGGCTCGCCGGCCACCCTCTTCTCCTCGTACGACCAGCAGACCGTGGACACCCACTTCCGCTGGATGCAGGAGCATGGCTGCGACACCGCCGCGCTGCAACGGTTCAACCCGATGGGCGACGAGGGCCCGACCCGTGACGCGATGACACAGAAGGTGCGCTCCGCCGCCGAACGATACGGCCGCAGGTTCTACATCATGTACGACGTCACCGACTGGCTGACGTTCCAATCGGAGATCAAGACCGACTGGACGACGAAGATGGCGGCACACACCGCGTCCTCCGCGTACGCCCGGCAGAACGGCAAGCCTGTCGTCTGCATCTGGGGTTTCGGCTTCAGCGAGCCCAGCCGGCCCTTCACCCCGCCGCCCTGCCTGGAGGTCATCAACTGGTTCAAGGCGCAGGGCTGCTACGTCATCGGTGGCGTGCCCACCTGGTGGCGGCAGGGCATCGAGGACTCCCGCCCCGGCTTCCTCGACGTCTACCACGCGTTCAACGCGATCTCGCCGTGGATGGTCTACCGGACCACCACCCTGGAGGGCCTCGACTCGTACTACAACAACGTCAACATCGGCGACATGGCCGACTGCGCGGCGCGCGGCATCGACTACCTGCCCTGCGTGATGCCCGGTGACCTCGCCGGGGGACACCGCCGGCACGGCGACTTCTACTGGCGGCACATCTACAACATGGTCCGGCTCGGCTCCCAGGGCCTGTACGTGTCCATGTTCGACGAGTACAACGAGGGCAACCAGATCGCCAAGACGTCCGAAACCCAGGCCACCACCCCGGCCGGCGCGAACATCCGCGCGCTGGACGAGGACGGCGTGGCCTGCTCCTCCGACTACTACCTGCGGATCACCGCCGACGGTGGTCGGATGCTCAAGGGTCAGCTCGCCCTCACCCCGGTGCGTCCCACGCCACCGATGGTCGGTGGTCCGCCCCCGCCGACCGGTGGAAACCTGGCCGCCGGCCGTCCCACCTCGGCGAGCAGCCAGAACGGGCCGTACCCGGCGTCTAACGCGGTGGACTCCGACGCCGGCAGCTACTGGGAGAGCGGCAACGGCGCCTTCCCGCAGTGGTGGCAGGTCGACCTCGGCGCCAGTCACCAGGTCGGACGGCTCGTGGTGCGGCTGCCCGCCGGC
Above is a window of Micromonospora coriariae DNA encoding:
- a CDS encoding adenylyl cyclase; this translates as MTTQPRRVRRRTGRTLFLVFVLTTAVTATSTAATAGRPTHRAPDFGPNVTIFDPSMPVSEIQQTLDAAHARQVDNEMGTARHAYLFKPGTYGTGEQPLQAKVGYYTEVSGLGASPTDVTVNGKIEVYNRCLADGGTGNCLALVNFWRTLSNLSLTINAAGQDGCRSSANFWAVSQAVSMRRLNISGGGLSLMDYCTAGPQYASGGFIADSRLPATTNGSQQQWLTRNSEVGSWSNAVWNQVFAGVEGAPDDASFPDPPYTTLETTPLSREKPYLFVDGKGRYNVRVPAAQRDSRGVSWADGLTPGRTIGIDDFFIAKPSDPVHVINSQLARGKHLLLTPGTYDIARSIEVRRANTVVLGIGHATLTAVNGAIPLDVAGVPGVVVAGVTIDAGPVESPVLLRVGRQHGRNVSTPGDPTTLSDVYFRVGGPHIGRANTALEVNSDNVLIDHTWVWRGDHGVEGFTEGVNGDTDRWRTNTGRYGAVINGDHVTATGLFVEHFQRYNTVWNGEHGTTILYQNELPYDPPTQADWMHGAVEGWAGYKVGDRVRHHTLYGGGVYVFNQNNPSIHTENGFEVPVAPGVRLHHIMTVNLSAGTIDHVVNGVGDAADMTKVGAPVYVTQYPAP
- a CDS encoding galactose-binding domain-containing protein, giving the protein MAVSRRRFVTSVMAGSALAAASTTELLTTVGSPAHAASPPGDVVGKVTVGYQGWFSCPGDSAPIGGWWHWSRDRFQPPSPGNTTIVSWPDTREYTHTYTTAYPNLGNGSPATLFSSYDQQTVDTHFRWMQEHGCDTAALQRFNPMGDEGPTRDAMTQKVRSAAERYGRRFYIMYDVTDWLTFQSEIKTDWTTKMAAHTASSAYARQNGKPVVCIWGFGFSEPSRPFTPPPCLEVINWFKAQGCYVIGGVPTWWRQGIEDSRPGFLDVYHAFNAISPWMVYRTTTLEGLDSYYNNVNIGDMADCAARGIDYLPCVMPGDLAGGHRRHGDFYWRHIYNMVRLGSQGLYVSMFDEYNEGNQIAKTSETQATTPAGANIRALDEDGVACSSDYYLRITADGGRMLKGQLALTPVRPTPPMVGGPPPPTGGNLAAGRPTSASSQNGPYPASNAVDSDAGSYWESGNGAFPQWWQVDLGASHQVGRLVVRLPAGWGARTQTVTVLGSVDGNSFGTVVPATGFTFDPATGNSVTRTLPATAARYVRLSISGNTGWPAGQLAQVEVYAATTTPDTPPTVPTGLTVTGRTATSVSLAWTASTDDAGVSGYQVRQSGTVVATVTGTTATVSGLSPSTGYSFTVTARDTAGNTSTPSNAVTVTTDAPANADLARGRPTAESSHTQSYGSGNVVDGDPNSYWESVNSAFPQWVQVDLGATRTVGRVVLKLPPAAAWATRTQTLAVQGSADGVSFGTLVAAAGRTFNPATGNQVTLTFTAAQTRHLRITVTGNTGWPAGQLAALEVYAS